ACTTTTATTTTCTTATAGAAGGCATGTTTCAATAAGGCAATCGTCATTGGATGTAATTCGGCTTCGGTATCGGGTGTATAATCAACCGAGATTAATAATGCCTTATCTTTTGGTAGGTTGTTGATATAATAAAATAGTTTCTCAACTGGTTTCATTGGTAGTGGTTTTAATTTAAAGGGTCTTAAAAGGGGAATTAAGATAACCAATGTTAAAATTAAATAGATAATTCTTCTACTTGCCACCTAACCAACCTCTTTCAATACCTAATAATATTTTTAAGGAAGTGGACAAAACTCCTAATGTAATACCGAATAGCATTCCCCTTTTTGCTGCAGTATTAGGGACATCTAAAATCCATTCAGAGATATAAGGTAGTTTCGGAATCAGTCGAGCAATAGGTGGAACAGAGGCAAGCATCACAATAAAGGCAGCAACTAATAACAATATTGCTTCTAAGTTTCTTGCCCGAAATGCCCGATAGGCTGCTGATGCCATAAAATAGGCAAGTAAAGAAAACATTGTCGCACCCAAAGGAATTGCCATATTCACATAGATTGTCTGAATATCAAAAGAGAATTTGCCAATCTCCATTTTGATAAGTCCTCTGCCATCAATACCGCCAAATAAACCAATAAAGGCAGTCAAGAAAAGGGAGATTAAAGTTACATAACTATATTCCCAAAACTCCCTCTTTCTTTTTATCTTCTCCCAATGATGGCGGATAATACTACCAACTCCTAAAACTAATGAAAAGGCAAAGATAATTCTTAAAGCAGTATTTCTTAATTCGTTATCAAAATTTTGGACTGCCTTATGGGGAACATAATAGGCAACCATACCAATTATTCCCATTATTAAACACAAAATCAAAGGAAACCTTACCTTCATTTTATGACAAAGTTAAAAAGCAAAGAAATTATTGAAAGAAAGGTTAAAATAATGATTATTAAGAACTTTCCATAATCCTGACCTTTTAAAGAGCCAAGTAGAATAGGTTCTTTTGAAAGATAGGCAGAGGCAGCATAGAGTTCTTCACCAATTAATGTATAATCACAGGCAACAATAAAAAATGGTAATTGGGTGATTGAATCAGTAGCAGCAATTTGGATAGCACCAGTTTGGGCACCGGTTTCTGCTAAAATTAATGATTCAGCATAAAAGTATCCACAAAAGAAATTGGTTGCCGGTCTTTCTCTCACCATTATTCCATCAACACCAGCCGCATAAGCAAATTGGGAATCCGTTAGATAAAATACCGAATCGGGATTAAAGGCATCAGGTCGTCCAACACTCGTATAGGCTTCTTTTACTATTTCTCGGGCAACCGTATAAACAATTGGGTCATTATTCGGAACAATCAATTTCACATCATACTGGGCAATCTTCTTGGCAACTTCCGAAAGGATATTTAATGCCGCAATTGTTGCTACATCCGACATCCCACTTAAACCAGGAACAAATAAAACTGGTTTGCCCATCTCTGTTGCCCTGCCAACCGCTTCTTCCACCGCACTTAAACCGGCTATCCTTCTAATAAATAACTCAATCTTTCTTGCCCTTTTTATAAAATATAAAATCAAGAAACCAAAGAGAAAAAAGGTCAATAGAATGATTAATTTACCTTTATTAAACCATTGGGGATAACTTTTTGCTGGTTGAGAGATTTCAGAAAAAACCTTTATTGTATCCTTGACAGCTGATATTTGATAATAATAATTTAAGTTATCTTCGGTATTCTCATCTAAGAAACTATTTCTATTTGGACCAACAAAACCAATCTTATAAAAACATTCTTCCTTTTCACTTCTTCTTAATATCTCATAACCATCCAAAATTGAATCCGAAGGAGATAATTGCCAAGTTATTAAAATCTTATTTCCACCATCATTAGGATTGTCAATGGCTTTCACATTTTTTGGCGGTTCAACTATTAAGTTAAAAAGAAAGAATAAAAACATTGTTTAAAATTATAAAAATTTCAAGATAAAATTCAAGTATATACTTGGTTGAACGTATCGTTACCAGCGGTAAGATGGCAATAGTCAGGGGAATAATAATTTAATCTAAAATAATAACTGGAAAATTAGCAAAATTCACATTTAAAAAAGTTAAATTATCTAAATCTTCTCTTCCTATTCATTTCTCCATTGACATTTCAAAAATTTTAACTATTTCTTTAGAATTAAGTAGGACTTAAGTAATCCATAGAGATAGTGCTCCTGATTTAGAAGGGGAAAAGAGATAAAAACTTCAAAGGGATTATTAGAAGTATAAAAACTAAATTAAATAATTTCAAGATATCTTCGACCTTAATATCCCTGTTAACTTGATAACCATATTTTTAATACACTTACTATAAAAATTATTTGATTTTTTATCCAAAATTTTTATAATGATTATTAACAAAACTTTATAAAAGGAGGAGAAATGGTTAAGGTATCAAAAGAGTTGTTGGATATGTTAAATCAAGCAATTGCTCGGGAATTACAGGTTTCTATTCAATATATGTGGCAACATGTTCAATGGAAAGGGGTAAAAGGTTTTAGCGTGAAGGATGAGTTGAAGAAAATTGCCATTACCGAAATGAAGCACGCAGAAGCGATTGCTGAAAGACTTGTTTATCTTGGTGGTATCCCAACAACCAAACCCGATCCAATCTTTGTTGGCAATACTTTAAAAGAAATGTTAGAACAGGATAAAAAAGATGAGGAGAATGCGATTACCCTTTATAAAAAGATAATTGAGAAGGCAAGAAGTGAAAATGATGAAACAACAAGAAGACTTTTTGAGAATATCCTTGCGGATGAAGAGGAACACCACGATACTTTTACTTCCCTTTTAGAGGAGTTATAAAGAATAATAAAAAGGAGTTAAAAAATGAAGAAGTTTTATCAATTACCGCCTTTACCTTATTCTTTTAAAGATTTGGAGCCAATTATTTCCGAAGAGCAATTAAGAATTCATTATGAAAAACATCATCAGGCATATGTGAATGGTGCCAATGCGATTTTAGAGAAATTGGATAAGGGAAGAGAAGAGAATCAGGATTTAGATATCAAGGCACTTTTGAAAGAACTCTCTTTTAATATTGGTGGTCATCTCTTACATTCTTTATACTGGTATAATCTTATCTCTCCAAGCAAGGCAAAAGAAGTTCCCGAAGGTGTGATAAAAGAGAAATTGGAAAAAGAGTTTGGTAGTTTTGAAAGGTTTAAGAAAGAGTTTATCAAAGCAGCATTAACAACCGAAGGCTCGGGCTGGGCTTGTTTAACTTATTGTAAACAGACCGATAGACCAATTATTATGCAGGTAGAAAAACATAATACTAATGTCTATCCAATGTTTAGGATTTTACTTGTCTGTGATGTCTTTGAGCATGCCTATTATTTAGATTACAAAAATGACCGAGCAAAATATGTAGAAAACTTTTTCAAAATTATCAATTGGGAGGCAGTAAATAAGAGATTGCAAGAGATTTTAGGTTAGAATCTAATCTTAAAAATTATTTAGATGAAAAGGGATATCTTTATCTTTTTATTAATTATTGGTATTGGAAATTTTTTTACTTACGGTTCAGAGGTTTTAGGAAAAGAGAAGAATACTCTTGAAGATTTTAGCCGTAACGGAGTATACTTTGAAATTGGTGGTCAAGGGTTAATATTTTCTTTAAATTATGATTATCGCTTTATTACTAATTCTACATTTAGAATAGGCGCTTCCTTTTTTCTTTTTGGCTATGGTTTTCCACTCTCTTTGAATTTTATTACTGATAATAATTCTTCTCATCATTTTGAAGCAGGGATAGGCGTAATGTGGTTAAAGGCTTCTTCTTTGTGGGGAGAGGCTAAAAGTGAATTTATTCCAAATTGTTGTTTAGGTTACAGATATCAACCAATAAAAAAAAGCGTTCTCTTACGAGTGTCTTTTACACCTTTTTTCAATTTTAAAGAAGAAAGAGATCGTTTAGGAAACCAAATAAAGAAACTTGAAATAAAACCTTGGGGAGGTTTTTCAGTTGGCTTAACTTTTTAAACCGTTACTTTTTTATAATATGAGAGTAAAAATAATATTTCTTTTTTTAATATTTTTAACTTTTTTATTTTCTCAAGAAGATACCTTAAAAGAAGAGAAACCAATAAAAGAGAGAAATTACAGAAGTTATTTTATTGCTTCAGAAGTTGTTTTAGGTATTGGGATTTACTCTTGGACATTACCTTTGGGTCTTGGTTTAAAAGATAGATTAGCAGTTGCTCTCGGATTATGGACACCGGCAATTTCCTTTTTTGCTTCTTCGCGGGTTCGCAAGGTAAAAGCAAGTGGTACTCCTTTACAATCTTTCTTTGGTGGGATTGGTGGCCATTTACGAGGGTTTATTTTTGCCGAAGATATCAAAAATCCTTATATTGTTCCTTTATTTCTAAGTTTAGGGGAAAATATTGGTGGTTATTTTGTAAGTGAGAAACTTAAATTTGGTGTAGAGGACGCTTGGCGATTTTTTAACTTTAATCTATTAGGAGTATTTCATGCAGGAATGATACACATTTTGACAGAAGAAAATTGGAAAGATTATAAATATTTCTATCTTATTTTCTCTGCCTTAGAGGGTTATGGCGGTAGTATTCTTTTGAGTAAAGAAGATAATATCACTTTTGGCGATGCCTTTTGTGAATTGGAATATGCCCGATTAGGAATAACAAGTCCGATAGCCTTTTTAGGTGGTATGGAATTATTGACGAATAAAGATTTCTTTAATAAAAATTCTGTTGCCCTTTCTTCTTTGCTCGGTAGTTGTCTCGGTTATTATTTTGGATATAAAATGAGTAAAGAAAGGGATTTATCTTTGGGCAAGGCTTTATTGGTATCTTTTGCGCCCAGAATGATTGAAGGAATAATTTTGGGAACAGTGGTTTTGATTGCTTCTGAAAATTGGGATAGAACCAAATGGGGGATAACTTTAATTACTTTAAGTATCGCTGACCCAATCGGCACCTATCTAATAGATAAGAAATTAAATGAGTAAAAAGATTTTAGAAATTAAATGGCAGAGATTGGTTTATAAAGGCGAAACCTGTCCAAGATGCGACCAAACTGATAAGGAATTAAAGAAAGCAGTTTCTTTTCTTTCCCAATCTCTTCTTTCTATGGGAATTGAAGTAATTTTTAAAAAAGAAGAAATTTCTCTTTCCGAGTTTAAAAAAGACCCTTTACAATCAAATAAAATTTTGATTAATAACCTTCCAATAGAAGATTATCTTTCAGGAAAAGTGGGAAAGAGTCCTTGTTGTAGTGTTTGTGGTTCTTCGGAATGTCGAACAATTGAACTAAATGGTAAGGTGTATGAGAGTATAACTGCCGATATAATTATTAAAGCCGCCCTTCTTGCTGTTTCAAAGTTAATTAGAGAAATATAATTTCGTTCATTAATATAGCCAGTTTTTATATTCTGGTAAATGCTTCATATCTTCATATAACCATACCATTCGGTCACAAAACCAGATTTTACTAATAAAACTTATTATACCACCTAAAATTGTGGGACTTAATTCTAAGGTATATAAACCATAGATAAAAAAGATAAATCCAATTAGTCCAACTATTGATAAAATATTCGGCAGAGTACGATGATGTTTGGGAATAGGTATTTCTTTACGATTCGTCCAAACCCGTTCACCTAAGACTGCTTTTGATGCCCAATTATTAGTGCTTTTTGCTTTGGGAAATATTCTGGGATTAAGCCATAACCAGAATAAAACAGCAATTATTGGAATAAGAGACCACCAACCAAACCATACCCTACTCCAAAAAGATATCGCCAAAAGAGGAAGCATAAAAAAACGGGAATAAACACTTAGAGGATTAGCATGTCTCAGCCACATTTCATCACTATTAAGTTTAAATAAATTACTTATTTTTCTTTCCCATCCCATAATCCATTATTATGGATAGAAATATTTCTCTTATCAATATTAAGTTTATAAACCCGATTATAATATCTTTACAAAACTGGAATAACTCCCTATTTTTTTATCCTTATCTTAATTTGATACCTTATTCTTTATCCTATTCTTTTACTGCCTCGCTATTAATAAATAGAGATTAAATCCTATACTATCTCCTATACAACCCCCTATTTAATAAAAAAATTCTCCTTGTCTTGCTAATTTATCTCTTAAGAGACCTATGAAAGGGATAATTATTTAGCCATCAAATAAGAAAGATGTTAAACCTTAAGCACCTCCTATTTAGGTTTATTTTTTAATAAAACCTTCTTTGTTAACCTTACTAAATATTGGTATTTTAATTTACAATAATCATAACCAAAAGATAAACGATATATTTTCAATCTGTTCATAAAATTATAATATCTTACTTTTGGTGATAACACAAGATTTCATAACTTTTGTTAACCCTTTTAAGGTATCTTTTATCATATATTCTTCCTTATATATAGACGAAAAAAGAGCCCCAAAGGTTACCACTTTTTTATTTATTGACATAAATATAAATATATATTAAAATTGAAATTAAAAAGGAGGAGATATGAGAAAGATTTTATTTTTAATTCTAATATCTCTTTTAGGAATTTTTTTGTGTAAAAAGAAAGAAAATAAACCGCCAGAAACACCTAAAGTTTTTGGACCAAGTTACGGTTATGTTGATAGTGCTTATGAGTTTAAGGCAACAACCTTTGAACCAGAAGAAGAAAGTGTTGCTTTTCGTTTTGATTTTGGCGATGGTAATATTTCCGATTGGACTAATTTTATAAAGAGTGGCGAGACAATTAAGATAACCCATTCTTTTTCTCGGGTTGATTCTTACTATGTAAAAGCCCAAGCAAAAGATATTAAAGGTAATATTTCTTATTGGTCTTTTCCCCATTCTATTTATATTTCGGAAAGACCTTTAGAAAAATTATGGGAGAAGAATTACGGAGGAACTGGTTGGGAGTATGGTTATAAGATAAAAGAGATAAATAACAATTATTTTATTGTTGGTGAAGCAGAGCATAAGGTTTATCTATTAAAAGTTGATAGAGATGGGAATCTATTATGGGAAGGTAGGTATGGTCCAGATAACGGAATAAGTTATGGTTATGATATTATTATAGCGCGAGATGGTAATTATCTTATTTGTGGTGCTACAAATGTGAGAAATGGAAGGTATGACGCCTATCTTATAAAAGTGGATAATAATGGTAATCTTATATGGGAAAGAATTATTGATTTAAATGATAATGATGATTTTGGTTGTGTAATTAAACCAGCAAAAGATGACTCGGGTTATATAATTTTCGGTTATGAATATAACGATACAATAAGTTCTCATGATATTTTTGTGGCAAAGGTTGACGAATATGGATATTTATTGAGTAGCATTGGTTTTGGTGGTAGATTAGATGATTATCTTTATGATGTTTTAGAGTTGGAAGATGGTTATTTAATTTGTGGTTTTACTGAATCTTATGGTGCTGGTGGTGGAGATGTCTATTTAGTAAAAACTAATTTTAATGGTGAGCCGAGATGGGATAGGACATTTGGCGGAGTAAATTGGGAACGGGGATATTCAATAAAGAAAACCAATGATAACTCTTTTATAATCTGCGGTACAACCCAATCTTTTGGTAATGGTAGTTATGATGTTTATGTTTTAAAAGTTGATGAGAATGGTAATCTACTATGGCAGAAAACCTATGGTGGCACAAATTGGGATGAAGGTTATTGTATTGATTTGGCTGATAATGGTTATATCATAACTGGTTTTACCCGTTCTTTTGGTAGCGGTAATGAAGATATTTATGTAATTAAAATTGATGAAAATGGTAATTTAATATGGCAGAAAACTTATGGTGGTAGCGAACAAGATAAGGGAGAATGTGTAATCCAAACCGGAGATGGTTATTTGATTTGTGGTTATACTTGGATTGAAGGAAAAGGTTTTGATGTCTATTTATTAAAATTGAGAAGATAGAAGATATTTAAAAGCCTGTAGACTTGCCTTGGCTCCTTCGCCGCAGGCAATAATAATCTGTTTATCTTCAACCGAAGTGCAATCACCGCAGGCAAAAATACCTGGTACATTTGTTTCGCAATTACAATTGACAATAATTTCTCCTTTATCATTCAAATCTAAAAATCCCTTTAAGAACTCGGTATTTGGTTTCATACCGGCTTCAATAAAAACACCGTCAACAGGAATTTCGTATTCTTTATTATTTAATTGATCATAAACCAAAATACCACTAACTTTTTCTTTTCCTAAGATTGCTTTTGGTAAATGTCTTAAAAGGATATTTACATTATTAAACTTATTTAATCTCTCTTTTAATATATAATCGGCTTTTATCTCACTGCGGACAATTAGATAAACTTTCTTACAAATCTTAGCGAGTTCAATGGCACTAATCACCGCAGAATTACCACCACCAATGACCGCGGTATCTTTATTTTTAAATAAAGGAGCATCACAAGTAGCACAATAACTTACTCCCCTGCCTAATAGTTCTTTTTCATTAGGCAGATTTAATGGTTTGGGACTTCTGCCAGTAGCAATAATCACTGTTTTACCTTGATAAGTTTTATTATCAGTAGTTTTTACCAAAAAGATATTATTCTCTTTTTTAATATTATTCACCTCTATTCCTAAACCTAAAGAAATGGGAAAATTGGTTAATTGAGTAGTAAATTTTTCTGCCAGTTCTTTACTGGTAATATATTGAAAACCGGGATAATTTTCAATTTCACTGGTTAATAAAATTTGACCACCCAAATCCTTTGTTAAAAGTAAAATACTTAAATTTTTTCTTGCGGAATAAATTGCCGCAGTTATGCCCGCAGGACCACCACCAATAATAATTAAATCATATAAAAAATTTTCTTTTGGTTCTTTTAAATTAAGTCCTAATAAAGAAAACATCTATTTTAGACCGATAATGTAATCGTTTTCATCTAAATCAATATTTAAGGCATTAGGATTTTTAGGCAAACCTGGCATCAAAGAGATTTCACCAGCAATCGGTACAAGAAAACCAGCACCGGCATTAATATTTATCTGATTGATAGTGATATCAAAATTAGTTGGTGCGCCAAGAAGGGCAGGATTATCAGATAAAGAATATTGGGTTTTGGCGATACAGATTGGTAGATTATTGAAACCCAAGGCATTAATTCTTTCAATATCTCTTTTTGCCTTTGGAGTTAAAACTACTTGGCGGGCACAATAAACTTCTGTTGCTACTTTTCTAATTTTTTCTTCTACTGGATCATTTAAATCATAAGTATAATTAATCTCACTTTTTTTCTCAGTGATTTTAATAATTTCTTGGGCAAGTTCAATCGCTCCTTCGCCCCCATTTTCATAGACATCAATCACACTAAAAGGCACTTGTTGAAATTCACAATATCCCCGCACAACTTTTATCTCTTCTCTTTTATCACTGGCAAATTTGTTTAAGGCGACCACGAAGGGGATATTAAATTTTCTGAGAATTTCAATATGTCTTCCTAAATTAGCCAAACCTCTCCTTAATGCCCTTATATCTTCTCCCAAGCCGTGATGTTTTAATGCCCGAATAGTACAAACTAAAACTGCTCCATCAACCGGTAAATTACCGATACGCGAAACAATATTAATAAATTTCTCGGCTCCCAAATCGGCACCAAATCCTGATTCCACCACCAGATAATCACAAATTTTTAATCCAATCTTCATTGAAATAATACTGCAGGTTCCAGTAGCAATATTGGCAAAAGGTCCGGTATGGATAAAGGCCGGAGTATGTTCAATTGTTTGGACAATATTTGGTTTTAAAGCATCTCTTAATAAAACTGCCATCGGTCCGTGGGCTTTTAATTCACCGGCGGTAAAAGGTTTACCATCTTTTCTAAAAGCAACCAAGATATTAGCCAATCTTTTCTTTAAATCCTTTAAAGAGGTTGCCAAAGATAAAATTGCCATCACTTCCGAAGCAGCAGTAATAATAAATCCATCTTCTCTTGCCGGACCGTTAAGTTTTCCGCCCAAGCCGATTACAATTGTTCTTAAACTTCGGTCGTTCATATCGATTGCCCTTTTGAAAAGGATATCTCTTTC
The DNA window shown above is from candidate division WOR-3 bacterium and carries:
- a CDS encoding FAD-dependent oxidoreductase — translated: MFSLLGLNLKEPKENFLYDLIIIGGGPAGITAAIYSARKNLSILLLTKDLGGQILLTSEIENYPGFQYITSKELAEKFTTQLTNFPISLGLGIEVNNIKKENNIFLVKTTDNKTYQGKTVIIATGRSPKPLNLPNEKELLGRGVSYCATCDAPLFKNKDTAVIGGGNSAVISAIELAKICKKVYLIVRSEIKADYILKERLNKFNNVNILLRHLPKAILGKEKVSGILVYDQLNNKEYEIPVDGVFIEAGMKPNTEFLKGFLDLNDKGEIIVNCNCETNVPGIFACGDCTSVEDKQIIIACGEGAKASLQAFKYLLSSQF
- a CDS encoding formate--tetrahydrofolate ligase; the encoded protein is MLSDLEIARKVHLYPIYEIADKINIPHEFLLPSGNFKAKISLKFYEKVKNNPDGKLILITAINPTPYGEGKTTTAIGLSMAFWRIGKKSIVALREPSLGPVFGIKGGATGGGYSQVLPMEDINLHFTGDIHAVTSAHNLLATLLDNHIHFGAEPIIDERDILFKRAIDMNDRSLRTIVIGLGGKLNGPAREDGFIITAASEVMAILSLATSLKDLKKRLANILVAFRKDGKPFTAGELKAHGPMAVLLRDALKPNIVQTIEHTPAFIHTGPFANIATGTCSIISMKIGLKICDYLVVESGFGADLGAEKFINIVSRIGNLPVDGAVLVCTIRALKHHGLGEDIRALRRGLANLGRHIEILRKFNIPFVVALNKFASDKREEIKVVRGYCEFQQVPFSVIDVYENGGEGAIELAQEIIKITEKKSEINYTYDLNDPVEEKIRKVATEVYCARQVVLTPKAKRDIERINALGFNNLPICIAKTQYSLSDNPALLGAPTNFDITINQININAGAGFLVPIAGEISLMPGLPKNPNALNIDLDENDYIIGLK
- a CDS encoding ferritin-like domain-containing protein, with the translated sequence MVKVSKELLDMLNQAIARELQVSIQYMWQHVQWKGVKGFSVKDELKKIAITEMKHAEAIAERLVYLGGIPTTKPDPIFVGNTLKEMLEQDKKDEENAITLYKKIIEKARSENDETTRRLFENILADEEEHHDTFTSLLEEL
- a CDS encoding DUF6754 domain-containing protein; translated protein: MFLFFLFNLIVEPPKNVKAIDNPNDGGNKILITWQLSPSDSILDGYEILRRSEKEECFYKIGFVGPNRNSFLDENTEDNLNYYYQISAVKDTIKVFSEISQPAKSYPQWFNKGKLIILLTFFLFGFLILYFIKRARKIELFIRRIAGLSAVEEAVGRATEMGKPVLFVPGLSGMSDVATIAALNILSEVAKKIAQYDVKLIVPNNDPIVYTVAREIVKEAYTSVGRPDAFNPDSVFYLTDSQFAYAAGVDGIMVRERPATNFFCGYFYAESLILAETGAQTGAIQIAATDSITQLPFFIVACDYTLIGEELYAASAYLSKEPILLGSLKGQDYGKFLIIIILTFLSIISLLFNFVIK
- a CDS encoding DUF6653 family protein; this translates as MGWERKISNLFKLNSDEMWLRHANPLSVYSRFFMLPLLAISFWSRVWFGWWSLIPIIAVLFWLWLNPRIFPKAKSTNNWASKAVLGERVWTNRKEIPIPKHHRTLPNILSIVGLIGFIFFIYGLYTLELSPTILGGIISFISKIWFCDRMVWLYEDMKHLPEYKNWLY
- a CDS encoding superoxide dismutase; its protein translation is MKKFYQLPPLPYSFKDLEPIISEEQLRIHYEKHHQAYVNGANAILEKLDKGREENQDLDIKALLKELSFNIGGHLLHSLYWYNLISPSKAKEVPEGVIKEKLEKEFGSFERFKKEFIKAALTTEGSGWACLTYCKQTDRPIIMQVEKHNTNVYPMFRILLVCDVFEHAYYLDYKNDRAKYVENFFKIINWEAVNKRLQEILG
- a CDS encoding DUF2703 domain-containing protein; its protein translation is MSKKILEIKWQRLVYKGETCPRCDQTDKELKKAVSFLSQSLLSMGIEVIFKKEEISLSEFKKDPLQSNKILINNLPIEDYLSGKVGKSPCCSVCGSSECRTIELNGKVYESITADIIIKAALLAVSKLIREI